TACAAGCTTGTCTCTTCTGTCAATTTCATCTTGtactcaagaagaaaaaaatgttacaacttcttttttttctttttcaagagcTCTGGGAAAAGACAAAGTAGGCTGACATTACCAATGTCAGAGACTAATGCATTTAACTATCAAGGCATTTAGAATTGTACAAAGGTTCTCAAGGACTCAGATTGGGTTTGCAGCAGGGTTCCATTTAGATGAGACACATAATAGTTAACAAATTGGTGACTATTTACAAAGACACCAACAGTGCAACAAGTACAATTTAAGTTAACCAAGtaaaagataaaagcaaagaGCCCACAGGCTAGAAGCCAATCCCTTCCTATTCTTTgctcaaagaaaaacacaaaatcaacagaaataatTCAGCAGCATCAAGTCTCCAGCTTAAATACAGCAGACAGACATGAGTGACATAATCCCTGAAGAGTGACAGAATGAGCTATGCTATTCTAGCTAGGGCTTGTATCTAATAATGTAAGAAACTCTGTATATTTGGGTTAGGTATACTTTCTTATTGACAGATGAAACACTACTGTGTGGGCATTCTCCCCatccagattttatttttaaatcaattttaatgCTCCATGGTTTCTTGTTTGCTTTTAATTAAAACTGAAAGACATCATCTAATGTGCactggaacaaaagggaaaatcaaattATGATAATGCTCACTCAAAGTGGGATTTCTTAAATGAAATGtcatctcattaattttttttttcaataaataaaccTTTATCATAAACCATGTTTTCCTTTCATATCAGAAGACAACTTTGCTTTCATTCCAGAACTGATGCTAGAACTTGAAAATGGTTTGTGGTGAAAGCGTTCTGTGACTGCAAAGTAATTCGGGCTATGCATGAGTTTTAGATTATCTAGAAAAGCTGCAGAAATGGGTGAAGTTTACTCTCCAGCCTGGCCATCAGCCCATATATGATGGTTCTGCTCTCCAAAAAGACAGGACAGAAGTACTGTTAAATTTTAAAGGCCCTGGATCCAACAGTACAAACCTTGGAACAGATGCCCCCAACCTTAAggattctgtattttattttgcttaaaccCATATAGGTTTAActcctgtgatttttttccaactcaaagcTCTGATTTACATACTTAGTCACatcatataaacacacatatgcagTATGCGTATATATAGATAGGTATTTGTTCCTTAAAACCCAtagcacaaaaaaaaattctaccaaagaaaaaaaaaaaaaaaaaaaaagaaaacagtgaaaTGAAGTCTTATAATGGTCTTAAATGTGACACAAGCTGGGATTGAGTTGAAGACTTGCCCTAGAGCTCAGTTCTGATCCTATTGTCCTCTTTTTAGATTGCCTCCTGATCTTCAGTGCTGGCAGTCAACATCCCCTTGTCAATAAGGTGAGCCTTTAATGTATTGAAGATGTGAAGCTGCTGATCTGGACGCAAAGTCAAAAACTGCTGAATCAGCTTACTTGGATTAGGTCctctgaaagaaaaatcagaaaaaattaaataaatcaaaaaagaaaaagaaactaaatcgGGGTTAGAAATACTTTTGTCATGTGATTATGCCCAATGGCTTAGTTTCTTAAACAAAAAAACGATCAATACTCAACACAAGAGCAACATGGAAACAGTTAAGTAAGCAGCATGTTGAATCCCAAAATTCATTTGTATTTGGCTATGGGACATGTTTTTATGTTAAAAGTTGAATAGGAAAATATCTGACATGCTACAAATTCAATGCTGTAAGAGCAAACTGGACAACCAAATCCAAAGAACCATCACTGGATGCAGAAGGAAAGCTGTGTTACCTGATAAAACTGGCAATGTACACATTAACAAAGGTAGCCATCAGATACTGGCAGTCGAAGCGGTCCATGATACCTCCATGGCCAGGAATGGTATTGGCAAAGTCCTACCAGAATTGAGGAGAGAATTTGTAAATCTAAACTCAACAAAATAATCACATACCTACCTAAAAGTCCTAATATACCCAACTACTCctcaataaagaaaaacattaagcATTTGTCTTCTTCTCTAGAACACAGCAAAGACATGAATATAAAAGACAAATGAATATAGTGGGGCTTGTGGCAAAGAAACTTCTAAAAACAGACAAATTAAACAGCCAGTCACAAAACTCCATTTGTTCAACAACTGCAAGTTTACTTTGAATGATCTCAATTAAATTCAAAACATGTAATATGAAAGCAAAATGAATTCAGAAAATCTGACTGGTTTTGTCTTTGGGgagaggaaaaactgaaaaaataaaagaggttcTCCTACCTTGATTTTAAAAGCCCGTTTGAATCCACTTGCAAAAAAACCTCCAAAGGGGCCAATGAGGGAGGCAAAGGTGGAAAGAGCAATGCTGTGGATCTGAAAGGGATACATTCGGACTGTTTTCTgtaaaagaaaattgaggttgccttcagtttttattttatttctttaatatcatcacTAAAAGAAGTTAATTTTGCTAGATCTGCAGTTTCAATGTGCAAAGCTCaccaacataaaaacaaaaaataaaaaaaaaaataaagtaaaataaaacaaaataataaagtaataaaacaaaataaaacaaaacaaaacaccaaaactgtttcttgtaatttttttcctttgtaagagAAATAATGTTTGgcttcattttgttaaatatcaaaGACTCTGAGCAAGGAATAATCATTAATTGGGAATTACTAAAAGATATTTCTTACACAAATTGACAAAAAATTCCAAGGTGCCTTTTTATTCCTCAGCTAAAGGACTTCCAACATTTGATTAAAAAACTAGTAAGTGCCTTCTATATGCAAAATAACACAGACGCATGTATACTTccatgttattttaaataattagggGGGAGGGTAGCAAGAGTTTAAGAGAAGGGTTATCCTTGCATTGAACCTGCCCTGACTATGCTATATAGATAGGCACCCATTCTGGTTCGGCATCTTCATACCTTTTGGAAAATTTTTGTGGAGAAGACCCTCACTTAGTCTACCAACCAAATAGATGATCTTAGTTGGGTTTGATCCATGCCAAATTAAAAGGGACGCACCCAGCCAATGATGGACTGGATCACTAAAGGGACGTTGTATTCTTGAAGTCTGAAGAGATCTGAGGGTTCACAATCCACAGTGAAGCTGTTGGTGTCATTGTTGAACTCCACAGGACAGATGAAGCATCTGTATCCAGACATTAAATAGGAGAGCTATTTGGAGAGATAAAGAGCACCAAGTTAATGACAATTATAAACAATTTATCTTTCCTCTAAGCTTCCAAAATGATCTTGACCCCAAAACAGCTGAGTGAAAGATGggctggaatggggagagacttgtggcagaGAATGAGCAAGCTCTTCCAACAGTCCAGATAGAAAGTAATGAGCCAGCATGAGGGTGGGGGCAGTGTTAGAGGAGAGAAGgggcatatttgagagatgttattGAGGCAAAATTGACAGGCCAGAGGAGTCAAGCATGATGCTAGATTGGGGGACTGGGAGTTCAGTGTAACCCTCCAAAGCAATAGGAGAATTAGGAAGAATTTTGGGGGAAgtaatgaattccattttggacatgtcaAATTTAAGATGTCTCTAGGAGGTGTCCAATTCAAAATGTCTAACACACAGCCCAGAGTCATAAAGATAGTAAGTATATAAGGCAGGATTTGAGTCCAGGTTTTCTAGATTACATGATCAGTGTTTTATCCACCATATCCACTGGTTGCCTAAAGTATATACCCCTTAAGAGCCACATTCTAGATATGGATATCATCCCCAGCTCAGTGAAAACTATGAGGTTGGATTTTCTACTTAGTATAAAGACTTCTAGTTCATCCTGTTGCCTAGATTTTGGATCTCATCAACTCCCCTGGATTCAGTAATCATCTTGACACTAATgtttctcaaatctacttatccagccCTGTctcccatcttctctctctctctaatgctATGTGGCCTTTTATGGGAAAACCATTATTACTGACTTGAGAGGAGGATTTAGAATAGCCCCTAAAAGATGAACTCTTCCCTGCTTAGGAACATCATTTTTCTGAGAGTCCTCCAAAAAGTGGGAGTTTGATCAGAGTACTTCTCAGAAGAGGAATCTTGGTTATTAAATACAGAATGCATTTTTACATCGAGCCAGCAGAGGGCAGCACAGGGATACCTCTACCCACTTACCCCATACTCTCCTACCTTCTCTTTTAATAACTCACCACACCCACATTTCTCTCCCTAAACCCCCTTCCTTTCAATGAGCTGACTGCCTAAAGATATAATATTGCTTTTGTCTGGTCATAAGAGAGTTGAGCAAAGTATCTAAAGAAGGGAACATGCCAGATTCTGAGGTAGTaaagtaaaagagaagaaagtgatCCACTGCCATGACCCCACAGTAGTTAGTGGCTGCAGCAGTTCTCTGGGGTCTTATTGATATTCTGGCACTGGGCTGTGGCAACTGTCACCTTAAAAGGCAGCGCATTCTTTAGCCAGCTGCTTCCTGACAGATTCAGGCGGCTTCAAAGTTATGATACGGACCTACTCTAGCAGAGAAGGGCTTCACAAGTCGATTTGTCTACAAAATGTAAATCTGAGAGACAAAtggttcacatttatataatgtcttaaggtttgcaaatcactttacatacctcttctcatttgatcttcaaaacaaccctaCCCAATAAGTGCTATCATTGTCTCCATTTTAGTAATGGGCATGTAAGCAAACATCAGAAGCAAGATTGACACTGCTGACCTTTCCATTACACACCTCTGTACCTGAGGTGAACACATGGCACCCCTGCCACCTCAAAGACACTAATATGGATCAATAATAATTGcaataattcaacaaacatttacacaTTTGGGATTGTCAACTACCTACCAGAAGCCCAAACAACACAGTGGCGAAGAATCCGCCAATGAAACCTTCCCACGTCTTCTTTGGAGAAAGCTGcagttgggggaggaggggaacaagaaagtaagatttgatTGATATTATTTGTTATCCTACATATCCTACCATAACTTGATTTTGTCTATACCTCCAATGAATCCCTTtcaactttatatatttatttaaatttattttaaaatgctctcAGAACTATCCAATTTCTTTATATAAAGGTCAAACTTTTAGAAAGAATAAAGCTTACATTTTGTTACTGCTTACTCGACCTCAAATTGTTACAATCTAGCTTCTCTCCTCCACTTTAAAGAAACTTCTCCAAGGACACTAACACTCCTAATTAACATACTccatgtttttggttttggttttttgtttcatttccctttctctttgtatcatttcttttccctcagtttttgTAATAATTTTCATATCTTCCACTATCTCTGACCATTCAGCTCTTCTTTAATCTTTGATAGTTTTAAATGGATATGTGTTCAGTAGGGTTCTGTCCTCAgccctcccctcttttctctaTATACTATCTCCCTTGACAATGGATGAAATCATCTCCATGCAAATGACTCACAAATATTTGTCTCCTGTTCTTTTGAGCTCCAAATAGATATATGACTTTGGtcatatcataaaaaaattaaaggaacagGGAAGGAAATACCTTTTACAACTATGAACAGGGGAAGAGTTCATGAAGAAAAAGGACATCAGAAGATAAAATTGCAGAGTACAGGCTAGCttcctggagggcctcagggtcagtcagaatcaggataaattaaaatccttggtctttagggggagaagtgaaagaagcaggcaaactgccacgAGGCTCGTCAAGGATGTCTCCTGGATCCTGGAGTCCAGAATCACCAGCGTCTCTCCCCCTaatcctgcagccaagtgactcTGGCCCCTCTTCCTCCACCCTCCAATCcctgcctatgattatcttaacaccaaacctTCAGCAAggaccaatggtgagaagagccatttatccaaatatatgctaatagagtcattatctcaTATAGAAtaggtagccttaagtgctcagttgtctgattcaagcacactttTTTGAAGTTTCAGCCCTCTATATAAagtggacaattttgattacataaaattaaaatatttttgtacaaacacaactaatgcagtttaaataagaaaagaaagttaactacaggaaaaaaaaactttttttctaatttttctaaaaaaagtcATATctagtatatgtgtatacataatatatgtatatataatatatgcatatatattacatacatatatatattaaatttttatgttaaaaatgagAGTTATTCCCCTTTAGATAAATGGCCAAATGTTATCACTTCTCAAGGGAGGAAATCTAAGCTATTAAgaatacatgaaaaaatgctcccaAGCCattaataattggaaagatatgaaatgaaaacaacttttaGGATTCTACCTCATAtccatcaaattggcaaagatgaaaaaaaggaaaatactgcAAGAGGGctgcagaggaaaaaaatacacactAATGTACATTGGAAACTCTGTGTattggttcaaccattctgtaaaACAAGTTGGAACTATGCCTCAAAAGTTATCCTTCAGTACCAATCCTAGATCTATATCCTaatgaatcaaagaaaaaggcaaagatccatatatacaaaaaatagttatagaatgaatatagtatatatatatatatatatatatatatatatatatatatatatatatatatagtatatagtgacggaaaaaaaaaaactgctaaggCCATGCCCATTTACTGGGGAATGGATAAAAAAAGTCTGTGACATGTGAAtggaagagaatattataattctgtagaaaaaattataaaaggtaAGATTTCCAAGAAGCTTGAGAAAGCTTGCATGACTGCAATAAGTAGAGCCAAAAGAACAatttcaacaataacaacaaattttttttaatttaaggattGGAAGAGATGATTTATAatatccttttcagctctaaacctAATATTGttacccaaaggaaaaaaaaggtcaaagtaATGAGggtcattgaaatatttttttttaagcacataggagagaacaaaaggaaataagGCAAGCAAGagagctttgaaagttacatgttgaatttattatatttttaacagGAAAAAGGAAGATGTATATAATACAGATTCAGTTTCAAgcataattctttttctattctattttgtatttcatatagaaatgctaattttatttggtctttgctaaattcagaattaaaaaatagatttttttaaaaatcaataaaagtttCTATCTCCAAAGGCAACTTTTTCTCACTGAAAGAATTGCCTTGTGATATTTCAAGATAAGGAGAATTCTCTTACCTTGATGAGTGGGGTTCGACCAAAGAAAAAGCCAAACATATAAGCCATGATATCATTACAGATCACACatgaaatggggacaataaacctaggaagaatgagaaaaggaaggaaacgaGAAGCACCATTAGCAAATTGTCAAGAAATTTAAGAATATATAActctaacatttgtttttaaagaatatcttttttattattaaaactttcaattttcaaagcatatgcataattttcaacatccacccttgccaaaccttattccaaatttttccctcttttcccccatgccctcccctaggcaataaataatccaatatatgttaaacatgtgcaattcttctatacatatttccacaataacatgctgcacaagaaaaatcagatcaaaaagaaaaatgagagaaaagaaaatgcaatcaaacaacaataaaaagtgaaaatactatgtgttgtgatccacactctcaCTGTCCtctttctgagtgtagatggccaCACTCCCACTGTCCtctttctgagtgtagatggctcttttcatcacaagaccatcagaactggcctgaatcatttcattgttgaaaagagtcatgtccatcagaaatgagcatcatgtaatcttgttgttacaatgtacaatgatctcctagttctgctcacttcatcagcatcagttcatgtgtaagtctctctaggcctttctgaaatcatcctgctggtcatttcttatagaacaataatattccataacattcacataccataacttacttaTTCAGCCCTtgcccaactgatggatatccactcaatttccagtttcttgccactactaaaagggcttccacaaccatttttgcacgtaggtcccttttcctctaaaaaatattttataaagtggCCCTGGCCATATCAGTTCTAATTCTCTCTCCCTTGAGCTGTCTCACCCAGGAACAATTGTCCTCTCTGATCCCCTCATCAGCAACACAAGTGTGACCAAAATGGAATGACACTAACATATCTGAGATACTTTTACACTATAAGGATCTACAAGTTCATAGCTATGAATATTCCTTCCATTAACACAGAACAAAACTATTCTGTGACTTAGCAAATAGTCTGTGAGGTGTGCatacttgattcttttcaataaCGAGGTGATTCAGATCCATTTCAACAGatttatgatggagagaatcatccaTATCCAAAGAGAAGATGATACAACAACCATTATCCCAAAGTTTTCactcttctcttatttttaatctctccctagCCACTACTGGCTCCTTCCCTGCTACCTAAATAAAATGTCTCCTCTGTCCTTATCACTGATACCACCATTCTCACTAGTTTCTTCTATCTTTCCTCACACCTCTATAACTAACCTACTTGATACTtcactttcctctcctctcattctGGCTTCATACTTCAACTGAAACTGGTTTCTCCACAACTACTCAATCTAGTACTGCCAGATTTGTTTAAGCCTTTCttcagtcttcatccttcttaACCTCTCTACAGTCTTTGACAGTTTTCCATTCTCTTCTGGATATCCTCTCATCTCTGGGTTTTTGATActatttctctcttatttctcatCTTAACTCACaacccctttctcttttctctccctaacTCATTTGgagatctcatcagctcctatgAGCTCAATGAACATTTCTAAGCAGATAGTTTCTCTACTGAGATACAGCTATACATTTCCAACTCCTCTGGgacatctcaaacttaacatgtccaaaggggaacttattatcttttctcAAAAACCCTCTCactttctgaatttccttattaGAGATAAGAGCACCATCATTCTCCCAGTCAACCAAGTGTGCAAACCTTGCCCAATCTTGTTTCTACCTTTATATTATTTCTCACATGTCTCCTTTTCTCTATACATACAACCACAACCCTGCTTTTAGGCCTTCTAGGCCTATTGcaacaaacttttttaaaaacaggtttttattgataccttttattTCGTACATCATCATAGTTATCATCCCAAATATCTCttcttagggcagctagatggcacagtagagcGAGCACCGGctctgaagtaaggaggacctgagttcaaatctgtcctcaaacacaatacttattaactgtatgatcctgggcaagtcatttaaccccaactgcctcagcaaaaaataataaatctcttCTCCTTGCCTTCCAGAGAGCCCTCCCATATGACAAAGAgtattttttagagagaaaataaatcagtataatgatcaatacattgaaaaagtccaaAAATATGTGAAATGTCTAACCATCTATGGATTTCCCACCTCCACAAAGTGGCAGGCTGGAGGAGTCCTGtcatatctcttcatttgatgtttataattttgttaaatttacttttgattttttgatgTTCAATTGTACTTTCCATTATATTGTAATAgttattttgtattgttttcttgACCCTGCTTACTTCAATATTCAGATATAGaactttccatgtttctctgcaGTTATCATACACCATTTCTTAGAACATAGCAATAttagttatatatagttattcttatgtaccacaatttgtccCCGTTGATGGGCATGTACTTTATTTACAATTCTTGTTGggatattgttcagtcatttcagatgtGTCCAACTCTacctgacctcatttgggattttcttggtaaaaatcaCTAcgggggtttgccatttcctttttagcatagaagaggaaactgaggccaacaggatgaagtgacttgtccaggatcacacaaactACTAAGTCTCtacagccagatttgaactcaggaagttgagtctgGCTATGTCAGATAACATGATTACAATTTACTTACCTGAtgcctaggaaaaaaaaaattccatcctcTCAATTTTACcgtatttttttaatgtgtttcttttaagaaacagactgtcatgttttcttttttttctaatctgtcactttttcatttaattgGATTATTTAATCCATTCATATTTAAGGTTGTGAGTTAGGtgagttttttccccttccctgtctctaatattattgttatttgtttctcCCCAAGTTAAGATATTTCCCCCTCTTCTGCTGTAAATacagtactcttttttttttttcatttacttaatCTTACTTTCTCTTAAGGTGTCCATGTCTTCACTGGTTCTCTTTCCCTCAGCCCTGATCCCCTTTTCTCATTtgttatccctttccctttaggGTTTTATCtgttacttcctttttttcttctgtttttatttggtTATGTAATTCTTCCCCCTTATATTTCCTCTCGGTCAAAtagattccttctttctcttcttcctttcaacTAGTCCTAATCATTAggcttttttaatttcatttttgctcCCTTTCCAAAAAAGGTTTTTCTTACTCATCTGTTTACTCTAGATCCTCATTCTCttataattatctcttttttctgtatttttcataCAAGTATTTCTAAGGCAACCATTCCAAGGCTCTCCCTTTTAAACAGTTACTACCATCGCCTTTAGAGTCTGGCCCATGAATTCCATTGTATCTCATTCTCAATATATTGCCAATTATTGTAGGGGTCAGAGAGAATATTGCCCCATAGAAGGGTCTCTCCCCAATGACACATCTAATTATGCAACTCACCACTGATCTATAGCTTCTTCTAATTaactttttatccccattttactcaAGGTCTTTTCCTTGTCCCCATGGTTTCCCACTTCCCCAGGAGTTAGATAACCTTGGGAACTCCAATTCTAGTCTATTTCATAAAGAAGGGTAAGTAGATTTTTTCAACCATCAAATCTTCTAGATCATCATAAGCACAAGGTACCTATTTCCCTTCACAAAACATCTTTTTACCACTAGCATTATTAATCAATGAaaccccttttctctctcccactttacagtccttcctctttcctccttacCCACACCTCTCTGTAGGTTCTTCCCTCTATGACACCAAAGAAGTCACTTTTCCTTCATTGTTAGCCCTTGATTTGACtccaacacaaaaaaaaaatcaacatttctatttCCCTGTTCCCCTTTTCTACTTTTATGTACACCTTTTTCATGCTGTAATGTAGTCCCATAGAAAAAAAGTGATTcaatttcaaagtccaattctttttgtacagcaaaataactgtatggtcATGTACACATATACTGTACTtagcttatactttaacatattggtcaacttgccatctgggggagggggtgggaggaaggaggggaaaaattggaacaaaaggttttgcaattatcaatgctgaaaaattacccatgaatatatctcataaatttaaaaaaaaaaaaagtcaatatgaaaaaaaaaaaaaaaaagtgattcatgtgcaggcaAGGTATAGTCAGATTCTGTCCATAATGGCTCAGACCCATCTATTCACCATTACCTCCAATAAACTTCTGCCTTTAACCCTATCTCCTTATGTAcattaagaaagaatttttttttttaaactgatctCTCCCTGTCACTCTGCTGCTGTTACTATCATTGGCTGATTCATTTCATTGGCTGAttcatttattcccttttcctACATGTCTGTTGTTTGGACTActcaaaaaacaaataatctcttcagttctggttttctttccaaaaatgttTCAAACACTTTATTGttgaatgcccatcttttttattttttttttcatgaatggTCAAACTCAGATTTGCAGCTCCTCACACATAACACTTTTATCTCCTGTCTTCTGGGCCTTTACATTGGCTGTCCCCCATACTTAGGATGCTCTACCTATTTTCCTTTATCTCCTAGCTTTCTTGATTTATTCAtctcaaatcccactttctgcagGCCCTTTCCAGTTGCCCAGCTGCTAGTGCCCTTCactctatttttccatttaccctatatcttatttgtatctagttatttacatgttgtctccattagaatgtaagctccctgagaagAAGGGCTAtttgggaagaaggggagggtTATTTTTGCAACTGCAATGTTTAGCAGAGTGCCTCAGGGATTCCTGCAGGGAAATGAAATGATCTGAAACCTGATCCAAATATTCAAGAGGACATCTAACACATGctaatttttcttcagttaaGGTTACATTTCACAAGTTAAGACttgtttttccttccattcccataacccacctacacacacacacacacacacacacacacacacattcacctTGCTCCAACTCACCAGATCATTCCTTCAAACAAGTTGTGGATAATGAGATGAGATTGGGTCACAACAATAAGCAGAGTCACATGAGTCCAACCAAACtgtaggaaagaggaaaaaagtatccTAGATTCCAGTCCATCACTAAAGTCATTTCAGAGAACAGGCTTAGGTAGAAAGCTATGGCAAATTATAAATAGAATATCTCCATTTGTGATATGGGTATATATCTGTACCTTGAGCTCTTATTCACAATGTTCTCCCTTCAATACTTCCTCTCCCCTTCAAGACACCGGAGATCAGCAATATGGCCAAACCAAGGAAAGATTCTTATAATGAAATGATGTGCTCAAATTACTAAGAGGGGCATCAAGAAATACCTCCTACATACTACACTAAGTAATGGCATCTGACTGAAAAGATTTAAGCAGCTCTAAATACTCTTGATTTATAAGATGCACTCCCATCATGTGCCTGCTCCAAATGTCTTAGAAAGGGAGGAGTGCTTATGGATACTGAGTTGCCTTacagtgaaatttaaaaaaaaattagctgaatGTCCACCCTTAAATCTCTTTTAATCTAAAAGCATTA
The DNA window shown above is from Sminthopsis crassicaudata isolate SCR6 chromosome 2, ASM4859323v1, whole genome shotgun sequence and carries:
- the CDS2 gene encoding phosphatidate cytidylyltransferase 2 isoform X2 → MIAFFFIIIYLGPMVLMMIVMCVQIKCFHEIITIGYNVYHSYDLPWFRTLSWYFLLCVNYFFYGETVTDYFFTLVQREEPLRILSKYHRFISFALYLTGFCMFVLSLVKKHYRLQFYMFGWTHVTLLIVVTQSHLIIHNLFEGMIWFIVPISCVICNDIMAYMFGFFFGRTPLIKLSPKKTWEGFIGGFFATVLFGLLLSYLMSGYRCFICPVEFNNDTNSFTVDCEPSDLFRLQEYNVPLVIQSIIGWKTVRMYPFQIHSIALSTFASLIGPFGGFFASGFKRAFKIKDFANTIPGHGGIMDRFDCQYLMATFVNVYIASFIRGPNPSKLIQQFLTLRPDQQLHIFNTLKAHLIDKGMLTASTEDQEAI
- the CDS2 gene encoding phosphatidate cytidylyltransferase 2 isoform X1; its protein translation is MTELRQRLAHEPDGRPEAEDKESEVETKTDGETASDSESRAEPAPVPTSDDTPEVFNRALSNLSSRWKNWWVRGILTLAMIAFFFIIIYLGPMVLMMIVMCVQIKCFHEIITIGYNVYHSYDLPWFRTLSWYFLLCVNYFFYGETVTDYFFTLVQREEPLRILSKYHRFISFALYLTGFCMFVLSLVKKHYRLQFYMFGWTHVTLLIVVTQSHLIIHNLFEGMIWFIVPISCVICNDIMAYMFGFFFGRTPLIKLSPKKTWEGFIGGFFATVLFGLLLSYLMSGYRCFICPVEFNNDTNSFTVDCEPSDLFRLQEYNVPLVIQSIIGWKTVRMYPFQIHSIALSTFASLIGPFGGFFASGFKRAFKIKDFANTIPGHGGIMDRFDCQYLMATFVNVYIASFIRGPNPSKLIQQFLTLRPDQQLHIFNTLKAHLIDKGMLTASTEDQEAI